TGAAGCCAGTGGCGGTGGGCGCGGCCAGCACTACGCCGCCATACTCCTGCACGAAGCGCTGCAGGATCAGATCATCGCTGTCCGGACCTTGCAAAGCCGCCATCAGCTCCTGCCGCATCTTCTCGGAGTAGGAGCAGCCGACGTGGTTGCACTCCAGCAGGATCTGATTGCAACCGCAGCGGCACATCAGCTTGTGGCCGAGGCGGTCGAAACGCGCGCCGTTGGGATCGGCGCCCAGCAGGAAAGTGGCAGCGATAAGGAGGGCGATGAGTTGAAGCTTCTTCAGCCAGGCAGGGGTCCCTCGACTTGCGCTCGGCACACAAGTCATCTCAGGTCCCTCGCTGCGCTCGGGA
The Terriglobales bacterium DNA segment above includes these coding regions:
- a CDS encoding cytochrome c-type biogenesis protein CcmH, with amino-acid sequence MPSASRGTPAWLKKLQLIALLIAATFLLGADPNGARFDRLGHKLMCRCGCNQILLECNHVGCSYSEKMRQELMAALQGPDSDDLILQRFVQEYGGVVLAAPTATGFNRVAWITPFAVLGVGILAVVYVVRRWKSGPPPPPPTAPPGTTVEEEAFRERARKETEI